One Miscanthus floridulus cultivar M001 chromosome 11, ASM1932011v1, whole genome shotgun sequence DNA window includes the following coding sequences:
- the LOC136493194 gene encoding U-box domain-containing protein 6-like isoform X2, producing MLHGALCNELYTVVREVLDAIPPFETTRSGCSPGLLALSSLRISVEKAKNLLQYCSESSKLYLAVTAEYVLTKFENSRQGLLESLHQVEETIPEAVGSKITMIAQELEKTDFVLDQSEKQVGDEVNQLIQNEPKSNGFLDENELEFLHQIAFRVGITSSVAALTERRALRRLLERAHAEEDIKKESTAAYLIHLIRKYSNIFKSETTDTTNSLCSSPSFSSRSNSGLTGLNHSLSSSTDLHGNCQILEKQLPRVGSFNSKQIKGLSGSMPLPPEELRCPISLQLMYDPVVIASGQTYERACIEKWFDSGNTTCPKTHKQLSQLLRTPNYCIKGLIASWCEQNGVPVPSGPPESPKLEHLRISSLESSTCSATDGANTVSFEDPAVKDDAKSESEVSMEMLSRQNSGEATSKLRVYEEVSPENCSTLQSSKEAAPEICGVEDSVDKAAHQNSKDDVPVSDRCEQWLHVLNKNDAESMSERHKLIEQIRILLKNDDELRDYAGANGITEPLIHFLKMAISRGDVQSQEDATMALFNLAVNNDRNKRLLLSAGVIPLTEQMIQKRETCEAAIAMYLNLSCIPEAQAIIGSSIAIPFLVNGLGEGGPPSDTCRLDALLTLYNLSLHAPNIPSLMASGIMESLRAVLTPSSPWTDKALAVLLNLALTRRGKEEIAASAAMVGTIVLIVDNGKPGEKEKAVSCLYVICSGDEGSSQTVLQEGVIPALVSVTANGTARARDKAQRLLRLFREQRQREMELEETQPRVELHEVASQAAAQQQREEEEEEEEEEEMVLAVTPAAAASKPSGGSKKPRLRRSGSRRFTKAFTCLLKKWSLR from the exons ATG CTACATGGAGCACTATGCAATGAACTTTACACAGTAGTCCGTGAAGTTTTGGATGCCATTCCTCCCTTTGAGACTACAAGGTCAGGATGCAGTCCTGGGCTCCTGGCATTGAGCTCCTTGAGGATATCTGTTGAGAAAGCCAAGAATTTACTTCAGTATTGCTCAGAGAGTAGCAAGCTTTacttg GCTGTTACAGCAGAATACGTTCTAACAAAATTTGAGAATTCAAGACAAGGACTTCTGGAAAGTCTTCACCAAGTGGAAGAAACAATTCCGGAAGCAGTCGGTTCTAAG ATCACTATGATTGCACAAGAACTGGAGAAGACTGATTTTGTTTTGGATCAGTCTGAAAAGCAAGTTGGTGATGAAGTGAATCAACTAATTCAGAATGAGCCGAAATCCAATGGGTTCCTTGATGAGAATGAACTAGAATTTCTCCACCAAATTGCTTTCCGGGTTGGTATTACTTCATCCGTGGCAGCtctcactgaaagaagagcactTAGGAGGCTTCTTGAGAGAGCCCATGCAGAGGAGGACATCAAAAAGGAATCAACTGCAGCCTACCTGATCCACCTGATTAGGAAATACTCGAACATATTTAAGAGTGAAACAACTGATACCACCAACTCCCTGTGCTCAAGCCCTTCCTTCTCCTCCAGATCGAATTCTGGTTTGACTGGTCTGAATCATTCACTGTCTAGCTCAACTGATCTCCATGGAAACTGTCAGATTCTTGAGAAGCAACTCCCAAGGGTTGGCTCCTTCAATTCGAAGCAGATTAAAGGGTTATCAGGGAGTATGCCCTTGCCACCTGAGGAGTTGAGGTGTCCAATCTCCCTGCAGCTCATGTATGATCCTGTTGTTATTGCATCCGGTCAAACATATGAACGAGCGTGCATCGAGAAGTGGTTCGACAGTGGCAACACAACCTGCCCGAAAACTCACAAGCAACTGTCCCAGCTCTTGAGGACGCCCAATTACTGCATCAAGGGTCTGATAGCATCTTGGTGTGAACAGAACGGGGTTCCTGTTCCATCTGGACCGCCAGAATCTCCCAAGCTAGAACACCTGAGAATTTCATCCCTGGAAAGCAGCACATGTTCGGCGACTGATGGCGCTAACACTGTTTCTTTCGAAGACCCAGCTGTCAAGGATGACGCCAAGTCGGAGAGTGAAGTTTCCATGGAGATGTTGTCTCGTCAGAACTCCGGAGAGGCCACATCCAAACTACGTGTATACGAAGAAGTCTCACCGGAGAACTGCTCTACTCTTCAGAGCTCCAAGGAGGCTGCACCTGAGATATGTGGGGTTGAAGACTCTGTGGATAAGGCCGCTCATCAGAACTCCAAAGATGATGTGCCTGTCAGTGACAGATGTGAACAGTGGCTCCATGTGCTGAACAAGAACGATGCTGAGAGCATGAGTGAGAGACATAAGTTGATTGAGCAGATCAGGATCCTGTTGAAGAACGACGACGAACTTCGAGACTATGCAGGTGCTAATGGTATTACTGAGCCACTAATCCATTTTCTGAAGATGGCTATCAGCAGAGGAGACGTGCAGTCTCAGGAGGATGCTACAATGGCTCTGTTCAATCTTGCTGTCAACAATGACCG GAACAAGAGGCTGCTGCTGTCAGCTGGAGTGATCCCCCTGACCGAGCAGATGATACAGAAACGGGAAACCTGCGAAGCTGCCATCGCAATGTACCTGAACCTGTCCTGCATCCCCGAGGCGCAGGCGATCATCGGCTCGAGCATCGCCATCCCTTTCCTCGTCAATGGCCTGGGCGAAGGTGGCCCACCGAGCGACACGTGCCGCCTGGACGCGCTGCTCACCCTGTACAACCTCTCGCTGCACGCGCCCAACATCCCGTCCCTCATGGCGTCCGGCATCATGGAGAGCCTCCGCGCCGTGCTGACGCCGTCGTCCCCGTGGACGGACAAGGCCCTGGCGGTGCTGCTGAACCTGGCGCTGACCCGGAGGGGCAAGGAGGAGATCGCGGCCAGCGCGGCCATGGTGGGCACCATCGTGCTCATCGTGGACAACGGCAAGCCGGGGGAGAAGGAGAAGGCCGTGTCGTGCCTGTATGTGATCTGCAGCGGCGACGAAGGCAGCAGCCAGACGGTGCTCCAGGAGGGCGTGATCCCGGCGCTGGTGTCCGTGACGGCCAACGGCACGGCCAGGGCCCGGGACAAGGCGCAGCGGCTGCTGAGGCTGTTCCGGGAGCAGCGGCAGCGGGAAATGGAGCTGGAGGAGACGCAGCCGCGGGTGGAGCTGCACGAGGTGGCGAGCCAGGCTGCCGCGCAGCAgcagcgggaggaggaggaggaggaagaggaagaggaagagatgGTGCTGGCCGTGACGCCGGCCGCTGCGGCCAGTAAGCCGAGCGGCGGCAGCAAGAAGCCGCGGCTGCGCAGGTCAGGGTCCAGGAGGTTCACCAAGGCCTTCACGTGCCTGCTCAAGAAGTGGAGCCTGCGTTGA
- the LOC136493194 gene encoding U-box domain-containing protein 6-like isoform X1 — MERIEVDGDFIATGNWKLHGALCNELYTVVREVLDAIPPFETTRSGCSPGLLALSSLRISVEKAKNLLQYCSESSKLYLAVTAEYVLTKFENSRQGLLESLHQVEETIPEAVGSKITMIAQELEKTDFVLDQSEKQVGDEVNQLIQNEPKSNGFLDENELEFLHQIAFRVGITSSVAALTERRALRRLLERAHAEEDIKKESTAAYLIHLIRKYSNIFKSETTDTTNSLCSSPSFSSRSNSGLTGLNHSLSSSTDLHGNCQILEKQLPRVGSFNSKQIKGLSGSMPLPPEELRCPISLQLMYDPVVIASGQTYERACIEKWFDSGNTTCPKTHKQLSQLLRTPNYCIKGLIASWCEQNGVPVPSGPPESPKLEHLRISSLESSTCSATDGANTVSFEDPAVKDDAKSESEVSMEMLSRQNSGEATSKLRVYEEVSPENCSTLQSSKEAAPEICGVEDSVDKAAHQNSKDDVPVSDRCEQWLHVLNKNDAESMSERHKLIEQIRILLKNDDELRDYAGANGITEPLIHFLKMAISRGDVQSQEDATMALFNLAVNNDRNKRLLLSAGVIPLTEQMIQKRETCEAAIAMYLNLSCIPEAQAIIGSSIAIPFLVNGLGEGGPPSDTCRLDALLTLYNLSLHAPNIPSLMASGIMESLRAVLTPSSPWTDKALAVLLNLALTRRGKEEIAASAAMVGTIVLIVDNGKPGEKEKAVSCLYVICSGDEGSSQTVLQEGVIPALVSVTANGTARARDKAQRLLRLFREQRQREMELEETQPRVELHEVASQAAAQQQREEEEEEEEEEEMVLAVTPAAAASKPSGGSKKPRLRRSGSRRFTKAFTCLLKKWSLR, encoded by the exons ATGGAGAGAATTGAGGTGGATGGGGACTTCATTGCCACTGGGAATTGGAAG CTACATGGAGCACTATGCAATGAACTTTACACAGTAGTCCGTGAAGTTTTGGATGCCATTCCTCCCTTTGAGACTACAAGGTCAGGATGCAGTCCTGGGCTCCTGGCATTGAGCTCCTTGAGGATATCTGTTGAGAAAGCCAAGAATTTACTTCAGTATTGCTCAGAGAGTAGCAAGCTTTacttg GCTGTTACAGCAGAATACGTTCTAACAAAATTTGAGAATTCAAGACAAGGACTTCTGGAAAGTCTTCACCAAGTGGAAGAAACAATTCCGGAAGCAGTCGGTTCTAAG ATCACTATGATTGCACAAGAACTGGAGAAGACTGATTTTGTTTTGGATCAGTCTGAAAAGCAAGTTGGTGATGAAGTGAATCAACTAATTCAGAATGAGCCGAAATCCAATGGGTTCCTTGATGAGAATGAACTAGAATTTCTCCACCAAATTGCTTTCCGGGTTGGTATTACTTCATCCGTGGCAGCtctcactgaaagaagagcactTAGGAGGCTTCTTGAGAGAGCCCATGCAGAGGAGGACATCAAAAAGGAATCAACTGCAGCCTACCTGATCCACCTGATTAGGAAATACTCGAACATATTTAAGAGTGAAACAACTGATACCACCAACTCCCTGTGCTCAAGCCCTTCCTTCTCCTCCAGATCGAATTCTGGTTTGACTGGTCTGAATCATTCACTGTCTAGCTCAACTGATCTCCATGGAAACTGTCAGATTCTTGAGAAGCAACTCCCAAGGGTTGGCTCCTTCAATTCGAAGCAGATTAAAGGGTTATCAGGGAGTATGCCCTTGCCACCTGAGGAGTTGAGGTGTCCAATCTCCCTGCAGCTCATGTATGATCCTGTTGTTATTGCATCCGGTCAAACATATGAACGAGCGTGCATCGAGAAGTGGTTCGACAGTGGCAACACAACCTGCCCGAAAACTCACAAGCAACTGTCCCAGCTCTTGAGGACGCCCAATTACTGCATCAAGGGTCTGATAGCATCTTGGTGTGAACAGAACGGGGTTCCTGTTCCATCTGGACCGCCAGAATCTCCCAAGCTAGAACACCTGAGAATTTCATCCCTGGAAAGCAGCACATGTTCGGCGACTGATGGCGCTAACACTGTTTCTTTCGAAGACCCAGCTGTCAAGGATGACGCCAAGTCGGAGAGTGAAGTTTCCATGGAGATGTTGTCTCGTCAGAACTCCGGAGAGGCCACATCCAAACTACGTGTATACGAAGAAGTCTCACCGGAGAACTGCTCTACTCTTCAGAGCTCCAAGGAGGCTGCACCTGAGATATGTGGGGTTGAAGACTCTGTGGATAAGGCCGCTCATCAGAACTCCAAAGATGATGTGCCTGTCAGTGACAGATGTGAACAGTGGCTCCATGTGCTGAACAAGAACGATGCTGAGAGCATGAGTGAGAGACATAAGTTGATTGAGCAGATCAGGATCCTGTTGAAGAACGACGACGAACTTCGAGACTATGCAGGTGCTAATGGTATTACTGAGCCACTAATCCATTTTCTGAAGATGGCTATCAGCAGAGGAGACGTGCAGTCTCAGGAGGATGCTACAATGGCTCTGTTCAATCTTGCTGTCAACAATGACCG GAACAAGAGGCTGCTGCTGTCAGCTGGAGTGATCCCCCTGACCGAGCAGATGATACAGAAACGGGAAACCTGCGAAGCTGCCATCGCAATGTACCTGAACCTGTCCTGCATCCCCGAGGCGCAGGCGATCATCGGCTCGAGCATCGCCATCCCTTTCCTCGTCAATGGCCTGGGCGAAGGTGGCCCACCGAGCGACACGTGCCGCCTGGACGCGCTGCTCACCCTGTACAACCTCTCGCTGCACGCGCCCAACATCCCGTCCCTCATGGCGTCCGGCATCATGGAGAGCCTCCGCGCCGTGCTGACGCCGTCGTCCCCGTGGACGGACAAGGCCCTGGCGGTGCTGCTGAACCTGGCGCTGACCCGGAGGGGCAAGGAGGAGATCGCGGCCAGCGCGGCCATGGTGGGCACCATCGTGCTCATCGTGGACAACGGCAAGCCGGGGGAGAAGGAGAAGGCCGTGTCGTGCCTGTATGTGATCTGCAGCGGCGACGAAGGCAGCAGCCAGACGGTGCTCCAGGAGGGCGTGATCCCGGCGCTGGTGTCCGTGACGGCCAACGGCACGGCCAGGGCCCGGGACAAGGCGCAGCGGCTGCTGAGGCTGTTCCGGGAGCAGCGGCAGCGGGAAATGGAGCTGGAGGAGACGCAGCCGCGGGTGGAGCTGCACGAGGTGGCGAGCCAGGCTGCCGCGCAGCAgcagcgggaggaggaggaggaggaagaggaagaggaagagatgGTGCTGGCCGTGACGCCGGCCGCTGCGGCCAGTAAGCCGAGCGGCGGCAGCAAGAAGCCGCGGCTGCGCAGGTCAGGGTCCAGGAGGTTCACCAAGGCCTTCACGTGCCTGCTCAAGAAGTGGAGCCTGCGTTGA